One region of Azoarcus sp. CIB genomic DNA includes:
- a CDS encoding septation protein A, with product MKILFDLLPVILFFAAYKFAGHDPAAAHDLATRVLGEGIQATQAPILIATAVAILATAGQIAWVWFRHRKVDTMLWVSLAIIVVFGGATLFFHNPTFIKWKPTALYWLFGITLAGSELLFHRNLIRKMLEAQVRLPEPVWGRLSHAWTAFFIGMGVLNLYVAYNFSEENWVNFKLFGGMGLMLLFVLAQGLYLSKHIQEETS from the coding sequence ATGAAGATTCTTTTCGACCTGCTTCCCGTCATCCTGTTCTTTGCCGCCTACAAGTTCGCCGGACACGACCCGGCAGCGGCGCACGACCTCGCCACCCGGGTCCTCGGCGAGGGCATCCAGGCCACCCAGGCTCCCATCCTCATTGCGACGGCGGTCGCGATCCTCGCAACGGCCGGCCAGATCGCCTGGGTATGGTTCAGGCACCGCAAGGTCGACACGATGCTGTGGGTCAGCCTCGCGATCATCGTCGTATTCGGCGGCGCGACCCTGTTCTTCCACAATCCCACCTTCATCAAGTGGAAGCCGACCGCACTCTACTGGCTCTTCGGCATCACGCTCGCCGGCTCGGAGTTGCTGTTCCACCGCAACCTGATCCGCAAGATGCTCGAAGCGCAGGTGCGCCTCCCCGAGCCGGTGTGGGGGCGCCTCAGCCATGCCTGGACCGCGTTCTTCATCGGCATGGGCGTTCTCAACCTGTACGTCGCCTACAACTTTTCCGAAGAAAACTGGGTCAATTTCAAGCTCTTCGGTGGCATGGGCCTGATGCTTCTGTTCGTACTGGCCCAGGGCCTCTACCTCTCCAAACACATTCAGGAGGAAACCAGCTGA
- a CDS encoding YciI family protein has protein sequence MLYVLTGEDAPGKLDARMAVRPAHLARLEALRDEGRLVVAGPMPAIDSPDPGPAGFFGSLVIAEFPSQTDAEAWLASDPYVTNGVFARTSVRPYKKVLP, from the coding sequence ATGCTTTACGTGCTGACGGGCGAAGACGCCCCGGGCAAACTCGACGCCCGCATGGCCGTGCGCCCGGCGCACCTCGCGCGCCTCGAAGCGCTGCGTGACGAGGGGCGGCTCGTGGTAGCCGGCCCCATGCCTGCAATCGACTCGCCCGACCCCGGCCCGGCCGGCTTCTTCGGCAGCCTCGTGATCGCCGAATTCCCGTCCCAGACGGACGCCGAAGCCTGGCTCGCGAGCGACCCGTACGTCACCAACGGAGTCTTCGCGCGCACCAGCGTGCGCCCGTACAAGAAGGTCCTGCCGTGA
- a CDS encoding BolA family protein, whose protein sequence is MTVIDEIRDRLALLNPLSIEIEDDSALHAGHAGAKGGGGHYRMTMVSDAFIGKNTVARHRLIYGALGELMRTRIHALAIRALTAEEANTQPNRKEL, encoded by the coding sequence GTGACGGTGATCGACGAGATCAGGGACCGACTCGCGCTCCTCAACCCCCTCTCGATCGAAATCGAGGACGACAGCGCCCTGCACGCCGGACATGCCGGCGCCAAGGGCGGCGGCGGACACTACCGCATGACGATGGTGTCGGACGCATTTATCGGCAAAAATACGGTTGCACGTCACCGACTCATATATGGAGCGCTGGGCGAACTGATGCGAACCCGCATCCATGCACTCGCCATTCGCGCCCTGACGGCCGAAGAGGCCAACACTCAACCCAACAGGAAGGAACTTTGA
- a CDS encoding peptidylprolyl isomerase, whose protein sequence is MIRFPSRLALCLMAGLIGQAAHAAGPAATVNGTAISAARADVMFNEQRAQGAPDNPQLRDAVREELIRREVLAQEAAKKGLDKKSEVQAQMDLARQAVLLRAYIQDYVKTNPVTDADLKKEYDSVKGKMGSKEYKPRHVLVETEDEAKAIIAKLKAGEKFDALAKQSKDPGSKDNGGDLGWSNPGMFVKPFSDAMVKLEKGKYSDAPVKSDFGYHVIQLDDVRDLKAPDFDEVKPQLEQRLQQQKIEKHIMDLRAKAKVQ, encoded by the coding sequence ATGATTCGCTTTCCCAGCCGTCTCGCTCTTTGTCTCATGGCCGGCCTGATCGGCCAAGCGGCCCATGCCGCAGGCCCTGCTGCCACGGTGAACGGCACCGCGATCTCCGCTGCGCGCGCCGACGTGATGTTCAACGAGCAGCGCGCCCAGGGCGCTCCCGACAACCCGCAGCTCCGCGACGCGGTGCGCGAGGAGCTGATCCGCCGCGAAGTCCTGGCTCAGGAAGCAGCCAAAAAGGGGCTCGACAAGAAGAGCGAAGTGCAGGCCCAGATGGACCTCGCCCGCCAGGCAGTGCTGCTGCGTGCCTACATTCAGGATTACGTGAAGACCAACCCAGTCACCGACGCCGACCTGAAGAAGGAATACGACAGCGTCAAGGGCAAGATGGGCTCGAAGGAATACAAGCCGCGTCACGTCCTGGTCGAGACCGAGGACGAGGCCAAGGCGATCATCGCCAAGCTGAAGGCCGGCGAGAAGTTCGACGCCCTCGCCAAGCAGTCGAAGGATCCGGGCTCCAAGGACAACGGCGGCGACCTCGGCTGGAGCAATCCGGGCATGTTCGTGAAGCCTTTCTCCGATGCGATGGTCAAGCTCGAGAAGGGCAAGTACAGCGACGCGCCCGTGAAGTCGGACTTCGGCTACCACGTGATCCAGCTCGACGACGTGCGCGACCTGAAGGCGCCCGACTTCGACGAAGTGAAGCCGCAGCTCGAGCAGCGTCTGCAGCAGCAAAAGATCGAGAAGCACATCATGGATCTGCGCGCCAAGGCGAAGGTCCAGTAA